The DNA region TCGTCAATTTCGGATTTGACTGCCACCATTTAGACCAGTTCTGGGGCATTACTTATATATATGATGTTACCAAACCTCTCGGGAGTAGAGTGGCTCGCGCAGAATATAAGGGAGTTCCTCTCTCCGAGGATATGGAGTTCATTGTAATGGTTGACAGCTACAGAGCGAGCGGAGGCGGCGGACTGCCTCATGCAGTTCCCGAGAATGTAGTTCTGGAGTGGGATGTAGATTACAGGACAATGGTTTTCGAGTATCTTGATTCTCTCGGAGGAATCATGCCTGAATTAGTCATAAGCTGGTCGATCAAGCCCGTCGAGACTGCCGGTAAAGTGCTTTTCAAGACAGGAGGAGAATGGGGAATGCCTGTGCTTGAATACATGGAAGCAGCCGAGGAGTTGGGAATTGAACAAGTAGATCACATTTCGTACGTCGGAACGGATGACGTTTGGGGCCTATTCGAAATTGACTTGTCTAAGGTGAAGACACCTCAGTTCTAATAAGCGTTGTGAAATCCTGTTTTCAAATTTGCTGTGACTTAGTATTACTGGCACTCGCTCATATTGTCTGGTGAGTGCCAGCTTATAACAGCAGAGGGAGGTAATCTTTATGCCGAAACCAAGAGGCGCACTATACTTATTTTTGACGTTATCATTTGCTATTTTGATTGCTTTGTCTGCATTCTCGCAAGAATTTGCCGCCGATGAGCCTAGACAAATAGTACTCACTTGGCAGAACGATCCAAGTACAACCATGACAATTACCTGGCGAACGGATATTGAAGGAGAAAGATCGGTTGCCTTTTTCTCGACCAACAAAGATTTAGCCATTGAGGAATCCGAATCAAAAGAGGCAGAGACTTATACTTTTGAAGAAACAGCAGCTTGGCTGCATACTTTGGAACTGATAGACCTTCTTCCAGGAGAGACTTACTGGGTAGTTCTGCAGACGGATGACGGCACAAGTGACAAGTTTTGCTTCAGAACAGCTCCCGAAAATCCTGGTGATATCAAGTTCATAGTAGGATCCGACGCACAACATCTACGTTCACAGATGAGTGTGATTCGAGAAGTTCACCGGAAGGCTGCTGAAGAAGATCCTGATTTCTTCGTTTATTCCGGAGACTTCGTTAATGCTGAGCTGAGCGATTACGAATGGGATCTGTTCTTTGACTTATGGCACGAACTGATGATCACAGACGAAGGTAGAAGAATCCCAATCATACCTGCCCTAGGTAATCATGAAGTCGTTGCCGGTTACGGCGGCTCAATAGAAGCGGCAGTCTTCTACTTCAATCGATTCAAGATACCATCTCCTTACACTTATCATGTAATCAACTACGGCCCTGAGCTCACCATAATATCCTTAGATTCTGGTCATGCGTCTCCAGTGGACGGAGAACAAGTCGCCTGGCTCGAGAAAACTTTGCAAGAAAACCAGGACAGCACATGGACTTTGGCCCATTATCATGACGGCGGATGGTGGGGGTCCGGAGCAGTCCCGACGAAAGTCAGATGTCTATGGGTACCTCTCTTCGAAAAGTATGGAGTGGATGTTGTACACAGCGGACATATTCATTCCTATATCAAGACCTGGCCCATCACAGGAATTGG from Mesotoga infera includes:
- a CDS encoding metallophosphoesterase family protein; its protein translation is MPKPRGALYLFLTLSFAILIALSAFSQEFAADEPRQIVLTWQNDPSTTMTITWRTDIEGERSVAFFSTNKDLAIEESESKEAETYTFEETAAWLHTLELIDLLPGETYWVVLQTDDGTSDKFCFRTAPENPGDIKFIVGSDAQHLRSQMSVIREVHRKAAEEDPDFFVYSGDFVNAELSDYEWDLFFDLWHELMITDEGRRIPIIPALGNHEVVAGYGGSIEAAVFYFNRFKIPSPYTYHVINYGPELTIISLDSGHASPVDGEQVAWLEKTLQENQDSTWTLAHYHDGGWWGSGAVPTKVRCLWVPLFEKYGVDVVHSGHIHSYIKTWPITGIGELSGEIDSMIEEGLERAAENYEPGKNYAPPLQPNLLKLSRGSWEELGYDSLSAGLRELTYMLSLYVIQSGEATKERVFDQISSTKLFENFWKPVIDSESYEENALIDEENGVYYVGVGGLGAEMGGGRNPDKYWWLKEAGSDHHYWRITIDSSTNQLTVVPVFYYPDEGRWEEGEPFTRTK